Proteins from a single region of Flavobacterium sp. YJ01:
- a CDS encoding PAS domain S-box protein, protein MENGGETGSILLQMDWSGSALGAPDCWPESLRTAAGIMLSSRVPMFMVWGEEKTFLYNDPFRIFLAANKRHPQALAKKLKDSLPREWMAVSNAIHRIFEDGSLKSESNITVAITRNGAVQQVYLTAGYSVITDKTGTVEGVFATCIENSAVIPDMIASSSVRWQLNSVLMQSNAGIAQANIQGRVIEVNDRYCQMLGYSREEILQMNLGELTHPEDLQRNMKMLQDCIENGNDFLITKRYICRDGAVIWVNNSISVVTDQHGEKYITAIAIDITAEKEKEEKLLASEAHLQLLRDTVPAMIFYLDSEQRYVTYNTVFREWFSIEGSEAAGKTVREFLGEAAYEKALPHLKSAYGGKQEKYEMFAPSRMGVKRWLSIVYTPHKDAQGKVAGLIVHATDITQSKLAEFALRESEAKLLSAVETAQLGTWSLDIATGVSSVSQRHADMFGLNGTIVPSEAVRALIKPSDYKRVTEAFFGAQQQGSDGIYEAEYRIIHGQDGREKVIHAVGKTHFDENGKALFISGTSQDITIHRELQLALESEVETRTKELAGALKELKESNADLEQSNAALKNSNEELAQFAYVASHDLQEPLRKIQIFAAMLQEENSKRDAGTIIGKIAFSAGRMSQLISDLLAFSRLVQPEKRLQTVDLNRVLESIWTDFELAVNESGAELELDKLPMLQAVGLQMNQLFYNLVSNSLKFTSPERAPRIRISSVLVSGEQASLLSSSALLSVNYFHISFTDNGIGFDKGHEQQIFEIFKRLHVQTIFPGSGIGLALCRRIVMNHQGAMYAESLGGQGSTFHILLPDLPAAGVGAATA, encoded by the coding sequence TTGGAAAACGGAGGAGAAACAGGATCCATTTTACTGCAGATGGACTGGAGCGGCTCAGCTTTGGGGGCTCCTGACTGCTGGCCGGAAAGCTTAAGGACCGCAGCCGGCATTATGCTTTCTTCGCGTGTGCCGATGTTTATGGTATGGGGAGAAGAAAAAACTTTTTTGTACAATGATCCTTTCCGCATATTCCTTGCAGCAAATAAGAGGCATCCACAAGCATTGGCAAAAAAACTTAAAGATTCCCTGCCGAGGGAATGGATGGCGGTTTCCAATGCGATCCACAGGATTTTTGAGGACGGCAGCTTAAAATCAGAATCCAATATTACTGTTGCCATAACAAGAAATGGGGCAGTCCAGCAGGTTTATCTGACAGCAGGTTACAGCGTGATCACAGATAAGACCGGTACTGTTGAGGGGGTGTTTGCAACCTGTATTGAAAATTCAGCCGTTATCCCTGATATGATCGCTTCAAGTTCTGTGCGCTGGCAGCTTAACAGCGTACTGATGCAGTCCAATGCCGGAATTGCACAGGCCAATATTCAGGGGCGCGTCATAGAAGTGAATGACCGCTACTGCCAGATGCTCGGTTACAGCCGTGAAGAAATCCTTCAGATGAATCTCGGAGAGCTGACCCATCCGGAGGATCTGCAGCGCAATATGAAGATGCTGCAGGACTGCATCGAAAATGGAAATGATTTTTTAATAACCAAACGTTATATATGCCGTGACGGGGCAGTCATTTGGGTCAACAACAGTATTTCTGTGGTAACGGACCAGCATGGAGAAAAATACATAACAGCCATAGCCATTGATATTACAGCTGAAAAAGAAAAGGAAGAAAAGCTTCTGGCAAGTGAGGCGCACCTGCAGCTTTTAAGGGATACAGTGCCTGCCATGATTTTTTATCTTGACAGCGAGCAGCGTTATGTCACCTATAACACCGTTTTCAGGGAATGGTTTTCCATAGAAGGGAGTGAGGCTGCCGGAAAAACAGTCAGGGAATTTTTAGGGGAGGCCGCTTATGAAAAAGCGCTTCCGCATCTTAAAAGTGCCTACGGCGGAAAACAGGAAAAATACGAAATGTTTGCGCCTTCAAGAATGGGTGTTAAAAGATGGCTCAGCATCGTTTATACACCCCACAAAGATGCGCAGGGAAAAGTGGCGGGACTGATTGTGCATGCTACTGATATTACGCAGAGCAAATTGGCAGAATTCGCTCTTCGCGAAAGCGAGGCCAAACTCTTATCTGCCGTGGAAACGGCCCAGCTGGGCACCTGGTCGCTGGATATTGCCACAGGCGTGAGCAGCGTTTCACAGCGACATGCCGATATGTTTGGGCTGAACGGCACTATCGTGCCGTCTGAAGCGGTAAGAGCCCTGATCAAACCGTCGGACTATAAACGTGTTACCGAAGCTTTTTTTGGCGCCCAGCAACAAGGTTCCGACGGCATCTACGAGGCGGAGTACAGGATCATACATGGGCAGGACGGCAGGGAAAAAGTGATCCATGCAGTCGGCAAGACTCATTTTGATGAAAATGGCAAAGCTTTGTTCATCAGCGGCACCAGCCAGGATATAACCATTCACAGGGAACTGCAGCTGGCACTGGAAAGTGAGGTTGAAACGCGCACAAAAGAACTCGCGGGCGCTTTAAAAGAGCTTAAGGAATCCAATGCAGATCTGGAGCAGTCCAACGCCGCCCTTAAGAATTCCAATGAAGAGCTGGCGCAGTTTGCCTATGTTGCCAGCCATGATCTTCAGGAGCCGCTTCGTAAAATCCAGATTTTTGCGGCCATGCTGCAGGAAGAAAATTCAAAAAGGGATGCTGGAACGATTATCGGTAAAATAGCCTTTTCAGCAGGCAGGATGAGCCAGCTCATCTCGGATCTTCTTGCATTTTCACGGCTGGTCCAGCCAGAAAAAAGGCTTCAGACCGTAGATCTTAACCGGGTGCTGGAAAGCATATGGACTGATTTCGAACTGGCGGTAAACGAGAGCGGGGCTGAACTGGAATTGGATAAGCTGCCCATGCTGCAGGCTGTCGGACTCCAGATGAACCAGCTTTTCTATAATCTGGTAAGCAATTCCCTTAAGTTTACCAGTCCTGAGAGAGCACCGAGAATCAGAATAAGTTCTGTTCTGGTCTCCGGCGAGCAGGCCTCTTTACTGAGCAGTTCCGCATTGCTTTCGGTAAATTATTTCCATATATCTTTTACAGACAACGGAATTGGCTTTGATAAAGGCCACGAACAGCAGATTTTTGAAATTTTCAAGAGGCTGCATGTGCAGACCATTTTCCCCGGCAGCGGCATCGGTCTGGCATTGTGCAGAAGGATTGTCATGAACCATCAGGGAGCTATGTATGCTGAATCTCTTGGCGGGCAGGGAAGCACCTTTCATATTTTGCTACCTGATCTGCCGGCAGCGGGGGTTGGAGCCGCTACGGCATGA
- a CDS encoding STAS domain-containing protein, with the protein MERIPILKMGDFLLVTIQVDLYDQLAENLESDLINTINKHNSKGVLIDISAVSIIDSFMGRILGNIAVMSKIMDAQTVVVGMQPAVAITLVELGLTLNGVISALNVEKGMDLLRAKMYNGDNEEQVYDDDDQ; encoded by the coding sequence ATGGAAAGAATTCCTATACTTAAGATGGGGGATTTTCTGCTGGTTACCATTCAGGTGGATCTATATGACCAGCTGGCAGAGAATCTTGAATCTGATTTGATTAACACCATCAATAAGCATAATTCAAAAGGTGTCCTGATAGATATTTCAGCGGTGTCCATAATTGATTCCTTTATGGGAAGGATACTGGGCAACATTGCGGTCATGTCAAAAATTATGGATGCACAGACAGTAGTGGTGGGAATGCAGCCTGCTGTAGCGATAACTCTTGTTGAACTCGGATTAACTTTGAACGGTGTAATAAGTGCCTTGAATGTTGAGAAGGGCATGGATTTGCTTCGCGCGAAAATGTACAATGGCGATAACGAGGAGCAGGTGTATGACGACGACGACCAATAA
- a CDS encoding response regulator produces MKTMLYKNILLIDDDPDDAELFLEAVDSLNKGILIRWIGNPQAAFKELSASDNLPDLIFLDYNMPVLNGLELLELLKNDNKLKVIPVIMISTPSQEFVKELFAGNKILKYFSKPNSFGELIAALDSIL; encoded by the coding sequence ATGAAAACCATGTTATATAAAAATATTTTACTGATTGACGATGATCCTGATGATGCCGAACTGTTTTTAGAAGCCGTTGATTCTCTTAATAAAGGCATTTTAATACGCTGGATAGGAAATCCCCAAGCCGCATTTAAAGAGCTGTCCGCTTCCGATAATCTTCCCGACCTTATTTTTCTGGACTACAATATGCCGGTGCTTAACGGACTTGAGCTTCTTGAACTGCTGAAAAATGACAATAAGCTTAAAGTTATTCCGGTGATTATGATTTCTACGCCTTCACAGGAATTCGTCAAAGAGCTCTTTGCCGGAAACAAGATATTGAAATACTTCAGTAAGCCTAACAGTTTCGGCGAGCTGATCGCTGCCCTGGATTCCATACTGTAA
- a CDS encoding SpoIIE family protein phosphatase, translating to MDNTFSVYKIDDRSLIPFIKREIHNLALQLGFTPHRAAETDIIIAELTSNLIKYADGGELLYRANHSGGYNEIEIYCLDRGTGIENVHRIMNDGYSTSNTLGQGLGAIKRLSNDFQIYSMRGWGTVQYIKICDKADIVPAPYDSDFNFSALSVNYPGEKLCGDGYYIKNTRKGFQIFVGDGLGHGANAHEAVQQALKAFKQCAESDPIAILRHIHEQVKKSRGLVATIVCADYGAAVWNICGIGNINTRIYSGLENKTYTPYNGILGHNIPRTLNSTLVPYQKHQIIIMHSDGLRTRWNLSELSSIIKQGPGIIACSLYKDHVRGTDDATILVGKIL from the coding sequence ATGGATAATACTTTTTCCGTTTACAAAATTGATGACAGGAGCCTTATTCCTTTCATCAAAAGGGAAATACATAATTTAGCCCTGCAGCTGGGATTTACCCCGCACAGGGCTGCTGAAACCGATATTATTATTGCAGAACTTACCTCCAACCTGATTAAGTATGCAGACGGCGGCGAGCTGCTTTACAGGGCGAACCACAGCGGAGGATATAATGAAATAGAGATTTACTGCCTCGATAGGGGAACCGGCATTGAGAATGTGCATCGGATCATGAATGACGGCTATTCCACTTCCAATACACTTGGACAGGGACTCGGGGCTATTAAACGGCTCAGCAATGATTTCCAGATTTATTCCATGAGAGGCTGGGGAACGGTGCAGTACATAAAAATCTGTGATAAGGCAGATATTGTTCCTGCGCCGTATGATTCAGATTTTAATTTTTCAGCCCTCAGCGTGAATTATCCGGGAGAGAAACTCTGCGGCGACGGCTATTACATAAAAAATACCAGAAAAGGCTTCCAGATCTTTGTCGGAGACGGACTCGGGCACGGCGCAAATGCGCATGAGGCGGTCCAGCAGGCACTAAAAGCTTTTAAGCAGTGTGCGGAAAGCGATCCGATTGCAATTTTGCGCCACATCCATGAGCAGGTCAAAAAAAGCAGGGGGCTCGTAGCTACAATCGTCTGTGCGGATTATGGGGCAGCAGTGTGGAATATATGCGGTATAGGCAACATTAATACCCGTATTTACAGCGGACTTGAAAACAAGACCTATACGCCTTATAACGGAATTCTCGGACACAATATTCCAAGAACTTTAAACAGCACTTTGGTGCCGTACCAGAAACATCAGATAATTATCATGCACAGCGACGGGCTGCGCACCAGATGGAATTTAAGCGAACTTTCTTCCATCATCAAGCAGGGTCCCGGAATAATCGCGTGCTCACTGTACAAAGACCATGTGCGGGGCACTGATGACGCTACCATTCTGGTGGGCAAAATACTTTAG
- a CDS encoding ATP-binding protein, producing the protein MKEIVKINLDNEMDLILAHKRSMKIAEMCGMPLSAQTRFSTAVSEVARCCISNGRNSVLVLGINIIRATKKEIRAVLTDEVDLQKCSPEAFRYASKISGDIEYTYDGSQSVTALNHPVPSPGLLSDAKIKSLAEYFEYEPPISAYDEIRRKNIELIALSEKLGESENRYRKLADTIPVLICIVNERSNVLLSNNALEEYLAGPLLLFDKKSLGTFLHSEDVPLLLEGWSAAKKTRGEFTAEVRIKKDAFYVWHVVSIMPNKTEDGSFSSWLIYFVNNNAQKLMVEALKDNSELKQIQLELESANSKLKFKNKELEQFAFIASHDLQEPLRKILIMLSRAAEHLTEEQKTMYYFDKITKAAGRLSNLITDVLNYSRINTHEQFLEKVDLNAIIYDTLDDLSLVIEEKQAAVKAEQLPVVVGLAGQLRQLFFNLINNALKFNASRPEVKISSFEISDRSDRSFDTAAPAGDFHVISIADNGIGMDSDYSGRIFDMFQRLHQREEYGGNGIGLALCRRIIENHNGAISFKSIPDQGTTFWIYLPKN; encoded by the coding sequence ATGAAAGAAATTGTAAAAATCAACCTGGATAATGAAATGGACCTGATACTGGCCCATAAACGTTCGATGAAGATAGCCGAGATGTGCGGCATGCCCTTATCAGCGCAGACCCGTTTTTCAACGGCTGTGTCGGAAGTAGCGCGCTGCTGCATTTCTAACGGACGCAATTCGGTGCTGGTACTGGGAATTAATATCATCAGAGCGACCAAAAAAGAAATACGGGCAGTCCTTACTGATGAAGTGGACCTGCAAAAATGCAGCCCGGAGGCCTTCAGATATGCATCAAAAATATCAGGAGATATAGAATATACGTATGACGGCAGCCAGTCGGTGACCGCACTGAACCATCCAGTTCCTTCGCCGGGCCTTCTTTCGGATGCTAAAATCAAAAGTCTTGCGGAATATTTTGAATATGAGCCCCCCATATCGGCCTATGATGAAATCAGGAGGAAAAATATAGAACTGATCGCACTTTCGGAAAAACTTGGTGAGAGTGAAAACCGATATAGAAAACTGGCTGATACCATTCCTGTCTTAATCTGCATTGTCAACGAGCGCAGCAATGTGCTGCTTTCCAATAATGCACTGGAGGAATATCTTGCGGGACCGCTGCTGCTTTTTGATAAAAAATCCCTGGGCACATTTCTTCACAGCGAAGATGTTCCGCTTCTTTTGGAAGGCTGGTCAGCAGCCAAAAAGACCCGCGGGGAATTCACCGCCGAGGTGAGGATTAAAAAGGATGCATTTTATGTCTGGCATGTTGTTTCCATTATGCCAAACAAAACCGAAGACGGTTCCTTCAGCAGCTGGCTTATTTATTTTGTAAACAACAATGCGCAGAAACTGATGGTTGAAGCCTTAAAGGATAATTCGGAGCTGAAGCAGATCCAGCTGGAACTGGAAAGCGCCAATTCAAAATTAAAGTTTAAAAACAAGGAGCTTGAACAGTTTGCTTTTATTGCCAGCCATGACCTGCAGGAGCCTCTGCGCAAGATCCTGATTATGCTTTCGCGTGCGGCAGAGCACCTGACCGAAGAGCAGAAAACAATGTATTACTTTGATAAAATTACAAAGGCGGCAGGGCGTCTGTCTAATTTAATTACCGATGTGCTGAATTATTCCCGCATCAACACCCATGAGCAGTTTTTGGAGAAAGTGGACCTTAACGCCATTATTTACGATACCCTTGATGACCTGAGCCTGGTCATCGAAGAAAAGCAGGCGGCGGTAAAGGCAGAACAGCTTCCTGTGGTCGTAGGACTGGCCGGGCAGCTGCGGCAGTTATTTTTTAACCTGATTAACAATGCCCTTAAATTCAATGCCTCAAGGCCTGAAGTAAAAATCAGTTCTTTTGAAATTTCAGATCGCAGCGACCGCTCTTTTGATACCGCGGCTCCGGCAGGCGATTTCCATGTGATTTCCATTGCTGATAACGGGATTGGAATGGACAGCGATTACTCGGGAAGAATTTTTGATATGTTCCAGCGCCTGCACCAGAGGGAGGAATATGGAGGAAATGGAATCGGGCTGGCTTTATGCAGACGAATCATTGAAAACCACAATGGGGCAATCAGTTTTAAAAGCATTCCGGATCAAGGGACCACCTTCTGGATTTACCTGCCTAAAAATTAG
- a CDS encoding response regulator, which yields MALDSCTTIFYVDDDPDDRMFFEEVTQQIGEQISVFELGDHMLLQLKNPPPYPSVIFLDLNMPVKDGFEVLKEIKQAENLEHLPVIVLSTTSNSETVKRCLNLGASLYVQKSLSLADLKKSLQYVISIDWQHHVVTENNFLYKG from the coding sequence ATGGCATTAGACAGCTGCACCACAATATTTTATGTGGACGATGATCCCGACGACAGGATGTTTTTTGAAGAAGTAACCCAGCAGATCGGTGAACAGATCAGCGTTTTTGAGCTTGGCGACCATATGCTGCTGCAGCTGAAAAATCCGCCTCCCTATCCTTCTGTGATCTTTCTGGATCTGAATATGCCCGTTAAGGATGGCTTTGAAGTGCTAAAGGAAATCAAGCAGGCGGAAAACCTGGAGCATCTGCCCGTAATTGTTCTTTCCACAACGAGTAATTCTGAAACTGTGAAAAGATGCCTGAACCTCGGGGCTTCCCTGTACGTGCAGAAATCATTATCATTGGCAGATCTCAAAAAATCCCTTCAATATGTCATCTCCATTGACTGGCAGCACCATGTGGTAACGGAAAATAACTTTCTGTACAAAGGCTGA
- a CDS encoding anti-sigma regulatory factor, with protein sequence MTTTTNKEELLIVKEQDVVPLRNRVKEFGVKVGMSILNQTKLITATSELVRNLLKYGGGGRVIIESVHNGRDHGVRVTFIDNGPGIKDVNLAMQDGYSTGKSLGLGLPGTKRLVNEFDIQTELGSGTTVTIIKWKNG encoded by the coding sequence ATGACGACGACGACCAATAAAGAAGAACTGCTTATTGTCAAGGAGCAGGATGTAGTCCCGCTGCGCAACCGCGTCAAGGAATTTGGCGTTAAGGTCGGAATGAGCATCTTGAACCAGACCAAACTCATCACTGCCACCAGCGAACTGGTCCGTAATCTTTTAAAATACGGAGGGGGAGGCAGGGTGATTATCGAGTCAGTCCATAATGGCAGAGACCATGGGGTGCGCGTGACCTTTATTGATAACGGGCCCGGCATAAAGGATGTGAATCTTGCCATGCAGGATGGCTACAGCACGGGAAAAAGCCTCGGACTGGGACTGCCGGGCACCAAGAGGCTTGTGAATGAATTTGATATACAGACAGAATTGGGAAGCGGGACGACCGTTACCATTATAAAATGGAAAAATGGATAA
- a CDS encoding STAS domain-containing protein yields the protein MQNNVLAGLKEHENKILTIWSQLMAANGSADGATEEEESKEFAALLLDAVKHAGGNTESEEFEKVHDLLIGISSSRGRRGFSPRENAQYLLTFKEAASSILSEIESDPAALYQANLQLSTLLDNMTILTFESYMKGREDVIARQVDEISEISTPVIRVWEGVVALPIIGTLDSSRTQVVMENLLQQIVDTGSSIAILDISGVPAVDSLVAQHLIKTVSATRLMGAECIISGIRPEIAQTVVHLGIDLTGIITKASLASALQTAFDMLQLTVVKRKITQ from the coding sequence ATGCAAAATAATGTTCTGGCGGGCTTGAAGGAGCACGAAAATAAAATATTAACTATCTGGTCTCAGCTGATGGCTGCAAACGGTTCGGCTGACGGAGCGACAGAGGAGGAAGAATCCAAAGAATTCGCAGCGCTATTACTGGATGCCGTAAAGCATGCGGGGGGAAATACAGAATCAGAGGAATTTGAAAAAGTGCATGATCTTCTGATCGGAATTTCAAGTTCACGAGGGAGGCGAGGCTTCTCGCCCCGCGAGAATGCGCAGTACCTGCTTACTTTTAAAGAAGCGGCATCGAGTATTCTTTCAGAAATCGAATCAGACCCTGCAGCATTGTACCAGGCAAATCTGCAGCTGAGCACTCTTCTGGACAATATGACCATACTGACTTTCGAATCTTATATGAAAGGCCGCGAGGATGTGATTGCCAGACAGGTTGATGAGATCAGTGAAATTTCCACTCCCGTGATCCGTGTATGGGAAGGCGTGGTAGCGCTTCCTATAATCGGGACACTTGACAGCTCCAGAACACAGGTTGTAATGGAAAACCTGCTGCAGCAGATTGTCGATACGGGCAGCTCTATTGCCATTCTTGATATTTCGGGCGTGCCGGCAGTAGATTCGCTCGTTGCGCAGCATCTTATCAAAACAGTCAGTGCGACGAGGTTGATGGGGGCGGAATGCATCATCAGCGGAATCCGACCTGAAATTGCCCAGACAGTGGTGCACTTAGGAATTGACCTAACCGGAATCATTACCAAAGCTTCTCTTGCCAGCGCTCTTCAGACCGCTTTTGACATGCTTCAGTTAACGGTTGTAAAGAGAAAAATAACCCAATAA